From the genome of Nicotiana sylvestris chromosome 2, ASM39365v2, whole genome shotgun sequence, one region includes:
- the LOC104221214 gene encoding protein LIGHT-DEPENDENT SHORT HYPOCOTYLS 4-like: MLDVYSTSSIPENFSPPIAAPPPSPAVSRYELQKRRDWNTFGQYLKNHKPPLILSRCSGANILEFLKYLDQFGKTKVHNCCCPFFGHPQPPAPCTCPLKQAWGSLDALVGRLRAAFEENGGRAETNPFGARAVRLYLREVRDSQAKARGIAYEKKKRKNNKRHFQEQEKEGDKNLKLP; the protein is encoded by the coding sequence ATGTTAGACGTGTATAGTACAAGTTCTATCCCAGAAAACTTCTCCCCACCGATTGCGGCACCGCCGCCATCACCGGCAGTGAGCCGTTACGAGCTACAAAAGCGGCGAGACTGGAACACATTCGGCCAGTACTTGAAAAACCACAAACCACCACTGATACTATCAAGGTGCAGCGGAGCaaacattcttgaattcttaaagTACCTTGACCAGTTCGGAAAAACCAAAGTTCACAACTGTTGTTGTCCGTTTTTCGGACACCCTCAGCCGCCGGCACCATGTACATGTCCGTTGAAACAAGCGTGGGGCAGCCTTGACGCGCTAGTTGGTAGGCTACGCGCTGCTTTTGAAGAGAACGGAGGACGCGCAGAGACAAACCCGTTTGGGGCGAGAGCAGTGAGGTTGTATTTGAGGGAAGTGAGGGATTCACAAGCTAAGGCAAGAGGGATTGCTtatgagaagaagaaaagaaagaataataAGCGACATTTTCAGGAGCAAGAAAAAGAAGGAGATAAGAACTTGAAGCTTCCATAG